From the Xenopus laevis strain J_2021 chromosome 7L, Xenopus_laevis_v10.1, whole genome shotgun sequence genome, the window aatgtataataattGACtcaactttcaacaaaaaaaagaaaacagtggtATGTCGTTCATCTGagaactggggtgttttctgaacaaagatttttagtgaagcagtattcagttgtatggattaaatcaaatgtgaaaaactggctgtgcaaaaatttgtgtaatcttgtaattttgctaatttgaatgcatgtaactgctcaatactgattactggcaacatcaaattggttggattagctcgttaatccttgaacttcataggtagGTGAGTCCAATCAtaagaaagggtatttaaggtgaccaattgcaaattgtgtttctgtttgactctctgaagagtgacagcatgggatcctcaaagcaacgctcaaaagaaacaaagattgttcagtatcatggtttaggggaaggctaaaaAAAGCTCAGAGGTTTAAATGcttagtttcaactgtaaggaatgtaatcaggaaatggaaggccacggGCACAGttggtctggcaggccaagaaaaatacaggagcggcatatgcggaggattgtgagaatggttacagacaacccataCATCACCTCCCAAAGACCTGCAATAACATCTTGCtgaagatggtgtatctgtacatcgttctacaattaaGCACAATTTGagcaaagaacatctgtatggcagggtgatgagaaagaagccatttctgcactcaggcaaacagagtcgcttgttgtagacaagccacagtcattttggaacaaagtgctttggactaatgagaaaaaaatgtagttatttgcatggcggaagaagaacattccaagaaaaacacctgctgccTACactcaaatttggtggaggtttcatcatgctgtggggctgtgtggttagttcagggactggggcccttgttaaagtcaagggtcggatgaattcaacccaatattaacAAATTCTCCAGGATaacgttcaagcatcagtcacataGTTGAaattacgcaggggttggatattccaacaagacaatgaccctaaacacacttcaaaatctacaaaggcgtttatgcagatatatatatatgtaatatactgGAATggcccaacttgaatatcatggaaaatctatgggatgatttgaagcaggctgtccatgctcggcagccatcaaatttaactgaactggagagattttgtttttggacgaatggtcaaaaatgccaccatccagaatccagaggctataggaggcgtccagaggctgttacatttgcaaaaggagcctcaactaagtattgatgtaatatctctgttggggtgcccaaatttatgcacctgtctaattttgttatgatgcatattgcatatgttctgttaatccaataaactttatgtcactgctgaaatactactgtttccataagtcatgttatttattaaaaggaagttgctcagacaatgataaaaaaaactccaaagaattaagaggggttccagTCAGTAGAAAGCATTGGTAATGTGAAAACTGATTAGTATATCAGAACTGAATGGGACTTTTGCACAATGGCACAATTTGAAGCAGTAACCAATATTAtcacacaaaaaaagattttacaggtcaacttgaatttttcacattGTGTAGAAGAAGATAAAATAACTAGTGAGCAGAGAATATTACCAATCTCCAGCAACCATATTTATTCAGTGGAGATACTGCATAGGCATGTTGCTTTTCTGAACCAAAATTATTAGGGAAACTGAAACAGTTGTATCTTTAAGCTTACCTGTTTCATTAGTAAACTCATTTTCTGAACATAAAATACAGTCAAAGCAGCAGACAGGCTGTCCCTTCTGTGGGGCCTTTCTGTATCCTGGAGGGCAGCTGGTGCTACATTTAGATGTTGGTGCCTATTGTACAATATATGTGATTAGAATGCATTTGGTTTAAACATGattattaaagaatgtaaaatataCTGTTTGCTTTATTGCAAGCATTTAAGACTGAAAGTCATCGCCCCATAGACCAGAGAAGAAAAATCCACATTATGGTGGAGCAAAGGTCACAGAGGAGAGAACAGTGAACTATGAGATCGGATTATTAAAAGTGAGCAACATTCTCAATAACCTGAGCAATCCTAGATTCCAGTTAATAAAAGGAGATGTTCATTTTTTTagaacatcataattttgttcccAGAGATCAGGCAAGAGTCACTTGAACCCAAGTGCTTAGCGCCGCTCCTCACTCCTGGGATATTGAGCACTATCACCTGTCCAAATCCTTGCCTGTTTGGACTGGGATATTAGCAGGCATTATGCTCATTGCTACTTGTATTTTAAGCCATGAAAGCTAATAGATTGGTCTGTTGACATGTATGGACTCATTGAACTGGAATGCGGAGTGAGATTACATCCCACAGTGCCCATACACAGAACACTTGTATCAATACCACTAGCAGATGCAACACATAATCTGTACATTGCCCAAAATGCTAATTCGGAATGATGCATAAACTGGGGGCATTCTAGGGGATCCTATGTTCCACATCTACTTTTTTTCCGAAAATATATACAaggaaatgcaataaaaggcaaaaaGTTTGCTCATATCTATTTACTCATAGAAACCATTTAAAGGTTGGTTTTGAAGCAGTTGACCAGTAGCAAAATGTGCACCTTTTACCATCATCATATTTTCATTAAGGTGGAGCAAAGCTCACAGAGGAGGCAATATTATTGCCAGGTTTTGAAAATAACAGAATCTTCATATTTTGGAGCTTGGGATTCACTCAGAGAATGCTGAGCTAAATCTGAAATGAAAGGGACTCAATAACATCCTCACTACCCATAGCAGTACAAGCACTTTTACTTTCATTGCATCAAACCACATAAGTGCTGCTCACCTGTGTGTAGTCTCCACTCCAGAAAACAGTGTTGTCACTTGTAACAATATGGCTCTCGGGAAATTCTTCTAATGTTGCAAAAGGTACATATTTTGTTTCACCATTGGGCAGTGCTTGCCAATTCACATACTCAAGGTTAAATATCTGGTCCCCATTCTCATCAAAGGCCAACTCCTGGTCAGCAGTGTTTTTTACTTTCACACGCTTTACATATTGCAAAATCTGTATACAAATAAACATTAGGTACAACTCCTATAAAAATTCTTATAGATGCAATTCTGAAATGTTAAAGCACATATACCAAGATCATTGCTTtgaaacagctgaccagtaaatgttatcACTGATTGTTGGAAGTTGCTAGACCTGTAGAAACCTTTCATTACTATCTAGAGAATATATGAACTTAAAGGTCTATTCTAGATAAAGTAATTTCtgctagaattaaaaaaaaaaacagagatttaGTAAAATTAACAAAACcaaaatggagcaggcactcaataaggcaaacttccaccaggcaaatgttcaaaagtgaaaaaggtttattgtgtccacagcctgacgcgtttcatgtcacaaacacttaggggcagattcattaagggtcgaatttcgaagttaaaaatacttcgaaattcgaccctcgaattgaaatccttcgacttcgaatatcgaagtcgaaggatttagcgctaatccttcgatcgatcgatcgaaggatttttcgttcgatcgaacgattaaatcctttgaatcgaacgattcgaaggattttaatccaacgatcgaaggaaaatccttcgatcaaaaaaaggttagcaaacctatggggaccttccccataggctaacattgacttcggtaggttttacctgccgaagtagggggtcgaagttttttttaaagggaaagtacttcgactatcgaatggtcgaatagtcgaacgatttttcgttcgattcgttcgatttcgttcgaattcgaacgaatttaaccaattcgatggtcgaagtaccaaaaaaatacttcgaaattcgaatttttttcattcgaatccttcactcgagcttagtgaatcggcccccaaatcaTAGGCTAAACTCCTAGAGCCATgcctcaaatatttaaacaaaagtcaACCATTTAGATCAACACATCAATTAACTACCCACCCAATCCAGAGGACTTTACTCAGGTGCATCAATTAAACAAAGGTCAAGGTAGAGGTCAAAGGGTATAGGCCTAAGTAATTCTATGGTGGCTATCTTTGTACTCCCCTAACTGGATGGAATAACATACTGGTACACCCGAGATCcgtttaaagtgacagtgccataaaaatacataaatacataaaagaaaCAACAAACTATAAACCCTGACATTGTGTAAGGATATATGTAGaccataaatattataaatatatatagtatatagtataaatatatatatatatatatatatatattactattaaaTGGCTACAAAAGGTGGCAATAGACCTAAGTAAGGTACAATACAATAAAGCTCACTAAGTAAGACTGAGTGGTGAGTAACCTTCATACTTCTTGGAGACCCTAACACCATAGATGTATTCTTATTTTGTAAAATTACACAAGACCTGATGGCTTCATAAACTTTTCACTTATTGTAGACAATTGAAATTGGGGGCAGGAATCTACACAAATGTCAATATGTATTTTTCTCTTACTTTCCATGGATCCAGCCTACTGATGTTTAAACACAGTAATTCTGATCTGCAGGATAACATAGTGTTAATACCATGGGCCAGTGAATAGACAGCATTGTAAACACGAATGGAAAATACTGATGCTCTTTCATGAAAACCTTGGTTTGCTAAATATTTAAGATTTTCTTGGCCAGTGCAGTAAATTGTTCCATTAGATGTTGAGTTAGGCACATTGTGACTTCCATAAGCCCACAAACAATTAAAACCTGCTTCCCAAAATGACTTCATGAATATGTCCTTTGGGTATAAAGATGGCTGAATACTGTAAAGGAATTTTCCAAATCCTGGGATTATTATTAaaggtgatttcactccaactgtTCCATTTAATGTTCTCCAAAACTCTTTGTATGAAAATATGGGAGAAGTCATGACACTGCCACTGGCAACCCACACTTTTCCAGTTATATTTACTTCAGTTGCTACTCTCATAAAAGGGATTAGTTCAGGCATTGAACAATAAAGTATCACAACTGTGGCTGTTGATTTCCTGATGGCTTGGATAATGTATAATGTCCGATCTCTGGAGTGTTGGGCTGATATCCTCATAAAAAAGGCCACACAAATCCCAGCTGCTTCAATGTCTTTTCTCAGGAGCTCACTGTCATACAGGTCAAAATCATTATTAGAAGCCAGAATTCCTATCCAGGTCCAGTTAAAATGGATcatcagcatattgaaataataaGGAATCACCTTGTCATTTAAAGTAGTGCGCAAAAAAGAAGGAAAGTTTATTTTGTCACTTAGATAGGCCAATGCTGACCCATAGCTTATCTGTAagtaaaccacaaattatttttatgagaGCGAAAATCATTTACTAAATGATCATAGTAGTAATATTAAACATGTTTTAcatctatataatctatattacATCTatatattcatcatcatcatcatcatttatttatatagctcaagatacgcagtgctttactgcagttatagcaaacagggaataaatggtggataacaaacaaggattacagagtacaatagggttagaaggacctagagattagagttttcaaactaaaaggttagggtacaattgagacattaggattatataaagactttgtcatttttgatacagcaatgattaattaaggtacatcgaataagcctctttaaacagatggttctttaaggagcgcttgaaagtttggaaagaaggagaaagtctgacagcttgtggcagagagttccagagaaaagcagaagcccgagagaagtcttgtagacgagaatgggcagaagtgatcagaggagaagtgagcgTAGGTTTGTGAAGGAGTgcatttggagattagagatgaaatatagggaggggtttcattattaagggccttgaatgtgagtgtaagtaatttgaatttgattctagaagagattgggagccagtgaagggacatacatatgggagcagctgatgttgagcggcgagctagatgaatgagtctagcggccgcgtttagaatagattggagttgtgaaaggtgacttgttggaatacctgtgaggagtaagttgcagtaatcaaggcgggagatgatgagagactgaatcagtgttttagttgattctgaactgagatatggtcgtattagCATATCTCagtaatatataatctatattacatctatatactctatattacATCTATGTAAtctacaaatacagtatacaaaaCAAAAGGCACCACACCCCAGCTATTATGATGACAAACATTCACAAGAGTgttatatatccttatattattattatgatatgaGATTTCAGTGGCGAGAAGTCATGACACACATGCACAAGTTCTGTATTTTGGAATCACCCCAAAATGTTCATGTCTTTGCCATTAATGATACTTTATTCATCTCCTCTGCAGGGAAATCACCTATTTACTAATTGGAGTAGACGCaattgctagcaaaagagacactAGCATAGTttcacaccctatcgccaggcgaattttcactgagGTGAAAAATCGTTACTCTTcaaattcactgaagtgcgaATCTTACAGAGCGTTACCTCTTTTAcaagagtttccttcaccaccttagaccaggcgaactgataatatgaagctacatcttcctcaggCTTATGTCAGTGACCTCATACCGTATGccggaaagttaaaaaaaactcaaaaaaagattttggtgTTAACgcagatacgcagtgctttactgcagttatagcaaacagggaataaatggtggataacaaacaaggattacagaatacaatggggttagaaggacatagagattagagtttacaaaccaaaaggttagggtacaattgagacattaggattatataaacactttatcatttttgatacagcaatgattaattaaggtacatcgaataagcctctttaaacagatgggtctttaaggagcgcttgaaagtttggaaagaaggagaaagtctgacagcttttggcagagagttccagagaaaagcagaagcctgagagaagtcttgtagacgagaatgggcagaagtgaccagaggagaagtgaggcgaagttcTGTATTTTGGAATCACCCCAAAATGTTCATGTCTTTGCCATTAATGATACTTTATTCATCTCCTCTGAAGGGAAATCACCTATTTACTAATTGGAGTAGACGCaattgctagcaaaagagacactAGCATAGTttcacaccctatcgccaggcgaattttcactgagGTGAaaaatcgttactctgcaaattcactgaagtgcgaATCTTACAGAGCGTTACctcttcaccaccttagaccaggcgaactgataatatgaagctaaatcttcctcagTCCTATGTCAGTGACCTCATACCGTATGccggaaagttaaaaaaaactcaaaaaaagattttggtgttaacatttctttcctaACCATTTGAGGGGTGGTCTCCTGTCTAGGatcccttttgtctttattaaggttccttggacacttgtaataaaaagtggctacTTCAAGCATTAGCATCAACATCTCtcataaagacatccatatgacctatatgtacccgccctattcaaattgacctaagagtaagaAAATTGACCAATTTTAgccaggcagaaatgaacgctagtgaaagatCGCTATGATGAATTAACACTAgaaaaacttcgccagcgttcggctgcagaAACGCAACTTCGTGttttagtgtagtggtagcgaattttcaGCACGTGAAGTGTGGCAGATcgttcactggcgaaaattcgccctttagtgaatttgtaccATGGTCTCATGTTGGGGGAGGAAAGTGAAGTTTTTGTGTGATTTTGTTTAGGAAGGATGGTGAGTGTTGTGACTGATCAATCCAACAGACAAAGTATAGACATTTtgaaacattcaaatataaaacaataagaaaattGATCAGCGCTTTTATCATATATACATCCATgaaatacaaaacaatataaatacccTCAGCAATATTTCTTACCTGCGGAATTCGAAACAGCCCCAAAATTCTTGCAACTGCAACAGAACTGGAAGACTGAAGATCTCCTACTAAACCAGCCACCTTAGATTTCATGTCACAAATATAATTAGGAATTGGCTTTTCCCCACCCGACATAATCTGTAGCGCTCCATTAACAGCCTGCATTTCATTAAAGCAGGAGTCGTATATACGGAAGCCCAGTGTAATGTTTGGCAGAAGTTCTGGATTCTCATTAATCTCATTAATAGCAAAGACCATGGCAAGTACATGTAGATAATAAGAAATAGATAgcctaataaattaaaaaaaacaaaacattttatatacagtaatacccATGAACAAAAACAGATGTGATCAATATTTAGGTATGGGTTCTCTTATGCAAAATGTCAGGCACCTGGGTTTTCTGTAATATTAAGCTCCATGTCTTTATgatctttaaaacatttaaacagtataaaaaaacagtaggatTTTTTTTGCCGTCAACATGCATTGATGTTAGTCTAGTTCAAGTTACAgaattgggacctgttatccattatccaggacctggggttttccagataatagatcattccataatttggatcttcataaaagtcatgtaaaccattaaataaacccaataggcctgttctgcttccaatacggattaattataccttagttgggatcaagttttattataacagagaaaaagcaaatcctttttaaaaacttgaattatctggataaaatttagtctttGGGATatgaactttccgtaatttggagctttcttgataactggtttccggataatgaatcccattccaattacaaggtactgtttgattgtTACAGGGCGAAagcaaatttgtgaaaaatacttTCTTATATATGATACTATGGCAAATGGCAATTTCTAGGTACATTGTTCCATAAAGTTAATAAGTTAGGGTTttcatttttctgttatttaatagagtatactgtattttaagcactggataaaacaaaaattttaattaacaaaaaacaGCCTTACTTGTTACATTTCCCCCGTGAGGGCTTTATAGCGAAATCTGGTTTAATGTTGCTTGGTTCTAGATACACAGGGATAAGGCCTCCAAATATTATATCTCCATCTTTTTCGTAAAGTTGCAGATTTTCTGATGGCAACTTGCAGCCTGAATCTCCTTTACTAATGTAAATATAGCAGCTAAATATCAGCAGCCAGTCCAGCGAGTGACATTTACTGAAATACAGTAACGACAAAAATTAAAACATCACAATTTACATTCAGGGAGCAAATTCATTACTGTACAATGACACTGTAAATGtcaatatctttataattttcaCTGAGAGTCAATGCTGAtttagtgtacaggtatgggacctgttgtacaGAATGcccagaacctggggttttccatataatggatctttctgtaatttggatctttataacttaaatgtactagaaaatgatgtaaacattaaattaacccaatagtctggttttgctttcaatgagtATTAAAGAAAAAGTCTGCTTATGTCTATCcatgaggcttatttattaaggtgTCGCTCTGTCTGCCTCATTGTACTCAAACATGTAATATGCAAAAGATGAATAAACAATTACCAGAGAAGCTTCACCAAGAACATGTTGTATGGCAGAGTGGCACGAATTCCTGGATTGTGATAAAAGTAAAGTcgcactgtgtatatatatatatagcacagtgATTTCCCCAATGTATCATACTGATAATTATGCTAGATCCAGTTTATTACAGGGTAATTAAAAGTCATATTATCATCTTGTTCCTCAGGGTTCACAAAAAGACAACCCTGCATTATGGAAAGTCAGGAGATTTAGGCTTAAGGGGTTTATTTAGTGaaatccaaatgccaaaaaaaattagttttttactataaaatccaaatttttagttgaaaaaaacccttgaattttttgagatttattataccccgagtatggaaaaaatcagaatccaaaaattcagCATGTAAGacctactgagtttatttataTGGGAGacgtccctatcctatttggaagtttctgtggtctgcgttggAAGTAGCCCAataatctgactatttctgacttttctggaaaaaatcagaCAAATTTGGGCTTCTCTGGGAAGAGcccaaaaaaattgggaa encodes:
- the LOC108695882 gene encoding extracellular calcium-sensing receptor is translated as MVFAINEINENPELLPNITLGFRIYDSCFNEMQAVNGALQIMSGGEKPIPNYICDMKSKVAGLVGDLQSSSSVAVARILGLFRIPQISYGSALAYLSDKINFPSFLRTTLNDKVIPYYFNMLMIHFNWTWIGILASNNDFDLYDSELLRKDIEAAGICVAFFMRISAQHSRDRTLYIIQAIRKSTATVVILYCSMPELIPFMRVATEVNITGKVWVASGSVMTSPIFSYKEFWRTLNGTVGVKSPLIIIPGFGKFLYSIQPSLYPKDIFMKSFWEAGFNCLWAYGSHNVPNSTSNGTIYCTGQENLKYLANQGFHERASVFSIRVYNAVYSLAHGINTMLSCRSELLCLNISRLDPWKILQYVKRVKVKNTADQELAFDENGDQIFNLEYVNWQALPNGETKYVPFATLEEFPESHIVTSDNTVFWSGDYTQAPTSKCSTSCPPGYRKAPQKGQPVCCFDCILCSENEFTNETDSTSCIRCPEDMWTNEKHTVCWLRTLEFLSYNEILGGILATISFLGSLLPLSILAIFIRNSETPVVKANNRSLSYLLLFSLCFCSLCALMFIGHPVTITCVLRQFIFGISFVMCISCILGKTMMVVIAFNLTQPRSNKRMWLNSGVTNTLVLVCTAIQVIICAGWLAHSPPFEYTDNKSKMDKIIVECNKGSPVAYSCTMGYMGFLATLCFVVAYLSRTLPGSFNEAKLITFSMLIFGAVWISFIPAYLSTTGKYMVAVEVFAILSSSSGLVACIFLPKVYIIILRPEMNKKDRNIFIKKDQS